From Anaerolineales bacterium, a single genomic window includes:
- the ilvN gene encoding acetolactate synthase small subunit yields the protein MMNNNGNPAAVTPIERTFIAYVEDKPGVLNRVASLFRRRAFNIKSLAVGHTEIPGVSRMTIVIDVDAYTAKRVEALLYKLVNVLRVLEVTETPSVMRDLALIKVAADSEARAQVLQICDVFRARVVDVAQDALIVEITGTEDKIEGLMEVLEPFGIIEMVRTGRVAMTRGSHAPTADPEFVSARVPEYSGK from the coding sequence ATGATGAACAACAATGGTAATCCGGCCGCGGTGACGCCCATCGAACGCACGTTTATCGCCTACGTCGAAGACAAACCCGGCGTTCTCAATCGCGTGGCTTCGCTCTTTCGGCGGCGCGCCTTCAACATCAAATCACTCGCCGTCGGGCACACCGAAATCCCCGGCGTTTCGCGGATGACCATCGTCATCGACGTGGACGCCTACACCGCCAAACGCGTGGAAGCGCTGCTGTATAAGTTGGTCAACGTCCTGCGCGTCCTGGAAGTCACCGAAACGCCTTCGGTGATGCGCGATCTGGCGTTGATCAAAGTGGCCGCCGATTCGGAAGCGCGCGCCCAGGTGCTGCAGATCTGCGACGTGTTCCGCGCCCGCGTGGTCGACGTGGCACAGGATGCCTTGATCGTCGAGATAACGGGGACGGAAGACAAGATCGAAGGGCTCATGGAAGTGTTGGAGCCTTTCGGCATCATCGAGATGGTACGCACGGGACGCGTGGCGATGACGCGTGGTTCCCACGCACCTACGGCGGATCCGGAATTCGTCTCGGCGCGCGTGCCGGAATACAGCGGGAAATAA
- the ilvC gene encoding ketol-acid reductoisomerase — translation MAKIYYDKDADLSLIQAKKVAIIGYGSQGHAHALNLTDSGVTVKVAELEGTSNYEKAVAHDVDVTNAAEAAAWADVIMMLVPDTAAPKVYESAIRENLSEGKMLMFAHGFNIRFETIQPPDFVDVSMVAPKAPGHRVREVFQQGGGTPALFAVEQNPSGQARELTLSYAKALGATRAGVLETTFAEETETDLFGEQTVLCGGISALVKAAFETLVKAGYQPELAYFECMHELKLIVDLMYRGGLNYMRYSVSDTAEHGDYTAGPRIITEETQGEMRKILEEIQDGTYAKKWIAENEAGRPWFNEQRRKEQEHPIEKVGAKLREMMPFLDPVTIKPGE, via the coding sequence ATGGCGAAGATTTATTATGATAAGGATGCCGATCTGTCGCTGATTCAGGCCAAGAAAGTGGCCATCATCGGCTACGGATCGCAAGGCCACGCACATGCCCTCAACCTGACGGACAGCGGCGTGACGGTTAAGGTCGCTGAACTCGAAGGCACCAGCAACTACGAAAAAGCCGTCGCCCACGATGTGGACGTGACCAACGCCGCCGAGGCCGCAGCCTGGGCGGACGTGATCATGATGCTGGTACCCGACACGGCCGCACCGAAGGTATACGAATCCGCGATACGTGAGAATCTCAGCGAGGGGAAGATGCTCATGTTCGCCCACGGTTTCAACATCCGTTTCGAGACGATCCAGCCGCCGGATTTCGTCGACGTCAGCATGGTCGCCCCCAAGGCGCCCGGGCATCGCGTGCGTGAGGTTTTCCAGCAGGGCGGCGGTACACCGGCGTTGTTCGCCGTGGAACAGAATCCGAGCGGCCAGGCACGCGAGCTGACGCTCTCCTACGCCAAAGCGCTGGGCGCCACACGCGCCGGAGTGCTCGAGACCACCTTTGCCGAGGAAACCGAGACCGACCTCTTCGGCGAACAAACGGTCCTCTGCGGCGGCATCAGCGCCCTGGTCAAGGCGGCGTTCGAGACGCTGGTCAAGGCGGGGTACCAACCGGAACTGGCTTACTTCGAATGTATGCACGAGTTGAAGCTGATCGTAGATTTGATGTACCGCGGCGGTTTGAACTACATGCGCTACTCGGTCAGTGATACGGCGGAGCACGGCGATTACACCGCCGGACCGCGCATCATCACCGAAGAGACTCAGGGTGAAATGCGCAAGATCCTGGAAGAGATTCAAGACGGCACCTATGCCAAGAAATGGATCGCCGAGAACGAAGCCGGGCGCCCCTGGTTCAACGAACAACGTCGTAAAGAGCAGGAGCATCCTATCGAGAAGGTGGGTGCGAAGCTGCGCGAAATGATGCCGTTCTTGGATCCAGTTACGATCAAGCCCGGCGAATAA